One Polyodon spathula isolate WHYD16114869_AA chromosome 58, ASM1765450v1, whole genome shotgun sequence genomic window carries:
- the LOC121307748 gene encoding tuftelin-interacting protein 11-like isoform X1 has protein sequence MSMSHLYGRDEEEDGVELERFEVTDWDLQNEFNPERRRHRQTKEEATYGMWAEHDSDDERPSFGGKRTACRSKDYTAPVNFISAGLRKSAAEEREQRQSQPDSDDSDDMDKGKREERSRESVPRKLQTGANFKGSQKGFVGGPRLGQDFANWERHTRGIGQKLLEKMGYVPGRGLGKNAQGILNPIEAKARKGKGAVGAYGAERTKQSLQDFPVVDSEEEEEKDFQQEMSQWRREPGQGRKKPKYSYRTVDELKAKGYAMGKSMAAPPTELAQVKVIDMTGREHKVYSSYSQMSNKHSMPEEPPLAPAGKEQKSPSFALPELEHNLQLLIDLTEQEILQGARRLQHERDVVVSLSHESEILAETLSQEEGALERLGRVLELVEQYERRLSPGLGSTEKPLSLEDCTQLFERLQGDFYEEYKAFGLADLAVAMVHPLLKEHFRDWEPLKDGIYGIEVIGKWRALLESGQMAHSQPDMNAMDPYHRMLWEVWLPFVRASVTRWQPRNCGPMVDFLESWAPILPIWILENILEQLIFPKLQREVESWNPLTDTVPIHSWIHPWLPLMQAQLEPLYPPIRSKLASALQKWHPSDSSAKLILQPWRDVFTPGSWEAFMVKNIVPKLGLCLSEFVVNPHQQHMDPFQWVLDWEGMLSPSSLVGMLDKHFFPKWLQVLCSWLSNNPNYEEITKWYLGWKSMLSDAVLAHPSVKEKFNEALDIMNRSVSSGIGGYMQPGARENVAYLTHTERRKDFQYEAMQERREAESVAQRGIGAAVAAASTIPTNFKDLIQAKAEEHNIVFMPVMGKRHEGKQLYTFGRIVIYIDRGVVFVQGEKTWVPTSLQSLIDMAK, from the exons ATGTCGATGTCGCATCTGTACGGGCGCGATGAGGAGGAGGACGGGGTGGAGCTGGAGCGCTTCGAGGTCACGGACTGGGACCTCCAGAACGAGTTCAACCCAGAGCGCCGGCGCCACCGCCAGACCAAGGAGGAGGCCACCTACGGGATGTGGGCAGAGCATGACTCCGATGACGAGAGGCCCAGCTTCGGAGGCAAGAG AACGGCATGCAGGTCGAAGGACTACACCGCCCCTGTGAACTTCATCAGCGCAGGGCTGCGCAAGTCTGCAGCGGAGGAGCGAGAGCAGAGACAAAGCCAGCCGGACTCGGACGATTCCGATGACATGGACAAGgggaagagggaggagagatcgAGGGAGTCGGTGCCCAGGAAACTGCAGACG GGCGCGAACTTCAAGGGCTCTCAGAAGGGGTTTGTGGGCGGGCCTCGTCTGGGCCAGGATTTCGCAAACTGGGAGCGACACACCCGTGGGATCGGGCAGAAGCTGCTGGAGAAGATGGGCTACGTCCCCGGGAGGGGGCTGGGCAAGAACGCACAAG GTATCCTTAACCCCATCGAAGCGAAGGCCCGCAAGGGGAAGGGAGCAGTAGGGGCATACGGAGCTGAGAGGACCAAGCAGTCCCTGCAGGACTTCCCCGTGGTGGActccgaggaggaggaggagaag GATTTCCAGCAGGAGATGAGTCAGTGGCGGAGGGAACCAGGCCAGGGCAGGAAGAAGCCTAAATACTCGTACAGGACTGTGGACGAGCTGAAAGCCAAGGGCTACGCGATGGGCAAGAGCATGGCAGCGCCACCGACAGAGCTGGCACAGGTCAAG GTGATCGACATGACTGGGCGCGAGCACAAGGTCTATTCCAGCTACAGCCAGATGAGCAACAAGCACAGCATGCCCGAAGAGCCGCCCCTGGCCCCGGCCGGCAAGGAGCAGAAGAGCCCCAGCTTCGCACTGCCAGAGCTGGAGCACAACCTGCAGCTGCTGATAGACCTGACCGAGCAGGAGATCTTGCAG GGAGCGCGGAGGCTGCAGCACGAGCGTGACGTGGTAGTGTCCCTGTCCCACGAGAGCGAGATTCTGGCAGAGACGCTGTCCCAGGAGGAGGGGGCACTGGAGAGGCTGGGCCGGGTGCTGGAGCTGGTGGAGCAGTACGAGCGAAGGCTGAGCCCGGGGCTCGGCAGCACTGAGAAGCCCCTCTCTCTGGAGGACTGCACGCAGCTCTTCGAGAGGCTGCAGGGGGACTTCTACGAGGAGTACAAGGCGTTCGGACTGGCTGACCTGGCTGTGGCCATGGTGCACCCCCTGCTCAAGGAGCACTTCAGGGACTGGGAGCCACTCAAG GACGGgatctatgggattgaggtcatCGGCAAATGGAGGGCGCTGCTAGAGAGTGGGCAGATGGCTCACAGCCAGCCAGACATGAATGCAATGGACCCCTATCACAG GATGCTGTGGGAGGTTTGGCTTCCCTTCGTGCGCGCCTCTGTGACTCGCTGGCAGCCCCGGAACTGCGGGCCCATGGTGGACTTCCTGGAGAGCTGGGCGCCCATCCTGCCCATCTGGATCCTGGAAAATATCCTGGAGCAGCTCATCTTTCCCAAGCTGCAGAGAGAG gtggagAGCTGGAACCCCTTGACCGACACAGTGCCCATTCACTCCTGGATTCACCCCTGGTTGCCTCTGATGCAGGCACAACTGGAGCCGCTGTACCCACCGATCCGCAGCAAGCTAGCCAGCGCCCTGCAGAAATGGCACCCCAGCGACAGCTCTGCCAAGCTCATCCTGCAGCCCTGGAGAGACGTCTTCACGCCCGGGTCATGGGAGGCATTCATGGTGAAGAACATTGTCCCCAAGCTAG GGCTGTGCCTCAGTGAGTTTGTGGTAAACCCACACCAGCAGCACATGGACCCTTTCCAATGGGTGCTGGACTGGGAGGGCATGCTGTCTCCCTCCAGCCTGGTCGGCATGCTCGACAAACACTTCTTCCCAAAGTGGCTCCAG GTGCTGTGCTCCTGGCTCAGTAACAACCCCAACTACGAGGAGATCACCAAGTGGTACCTGGGCTGGAAGTCGATGCTATCGGACGCGGTGCTGGCTCACCCCTCCGTCAAGGAGAAGTTCAACGAGGCTCTGGACATCATGAACCGCTCCGTGTCCTCCGGCATCG GCGGGTACATGCAGCCGGGCGCTCGGGAGAACGTTGCGTACCTCACACACACGGAGCGGCGCAAGGACTTCCAGTACGAGGCGATGCAGGAGCGCAGGGAGGCGGAGAGCGTGGCTCAGCGTGGCATCGGGGCTGCGGTCGCAGCCGCCTCCACCATCCCCACCAACTTCAAGGACCTGATCCAGGCCAAGGCCGAGGAGCACAACATCGTCTTCATGCCCGTGATGGGCAAGCGGCACGAGGGCAAGCAGCTCTACACCTTCGGGAGGATCGTCATCTACATCGACCGCGGCGTGGTGTTCGTGCAGGGAGAGAAGACCTGGGTGCCCACCTCCCTGCAGAGCCTCATCGACATGGCCAAGTAG
- the LOC121307748 gene encoding tuftelin-interacting protein 11-like isoform X2, whose protein sequence is MSMSHLYGRDEEEDGVELERFEVTDWDLQNEFNPERRRHRQTKEEATYGMWAEHDSDDERPSFGGKRSKDYTAPVNFISAGLRKSAAEEREQRQSQPDSDDSDDMDKGKREERSRESVPRKLQTGANFKGSQKGFVGGPRLGQDFANWERHTRGIGQKLLEKMGYVPGRGLGKNAQGILNPIEAKARKGKGAVGAYGAERTKQSLQDFPVVDSEEEEEKDFQQEMSQWRREPGQGRKKPKYSYRTVDELKAKGYAMGKSMAAPPTELAQVKVIDMTGREHKVYSSYSQMSNKHSMPEEPPLAPAGKEQKSPSFALPELEHNLQLLIDLTEQEILQGARRLQHERDVVVSLSHESEILAETLSQEEGALERLGRVLELVEQYERRLSPGLGSTEKPLSLEDCTQLFERLQGDFYEEYKAFGLADLAVAMVHPLLKEHFRDWEPLKDGIYGIEVIGKWRALLESGQMAHSQPDMNAMDPYHRMLWEVWLPFVRASVTRWQPRNCGPMVDFLESWAPILPIWILENILEQLIFPKLQREVESWNPLTDTVPIHSWIHPWLPLMQAQLEPLYPPIRSKLASALQKWHPSDSSAKLILQPWRDVFTPGSWEAFMVKNIVPKLGLCLSEFVVNPHQQHMDPFQWVLDWEGMLSPSSLVGMLDKHFFPKWLQVLCSWLSNNPNYEEITKWYLGWKSMLSDAVLAHPSVKEKFNEALDIMNRSVSSGIGGYMQPGARENVAYLTHTERRKDFQYEAMQERREAESVAQRGIGAAVAAASTIPTNFKDLIQAKAEEHNIVFMPVMGKRHEGKQLYTFGRIVIYIDRGVVFVQGEKTWVPTSLQSLIDMAK, encoded by the exons ATGTCGATGTCGCATCTGTACGGGCGCGATGAGGAGGAGGACGGGGTGGAGCTGGAGCGCTTCGAGGTCACGGACTGGGACCTCCAGAACGAGTTCAACCCAGAGCGCCGGCGCCACCGCCAGACCAAGGAGGAGGCCACCTACGGGATGTGGGCAGAGCATGACTCCGATGACGAGAGGCCCAGCTTCGGAGGCAAGAG GTCGAAGGACTACACCGCCCCTGTGAACTTCATCAGCGCAGGGCTGCGCAAGTCTGCAGCGGAGGAGCGAGAGCAGAGACAAAGCCAGCCGGACTCGGACGATTCCGATGACATGGACAAGgggaagagggaggagagatcgAGGGAGTCGGTGCCCAGGAAACTGCAGACG GGCGCGAACTTCAAGGGCTCTCAGAAGGGGTTTGTGGGCGGGCCTCGTCTGGGCCAGGATTTCGCAAACTGGGAGCGACACACCCGTGGGATCGGGCAGAAGCTGCTGGAGAAGATGGGCTACGTCCCCGGGAGGGGGCTGGGCAAGAACGCACAAG GTATCCTTAACCCCATCGAAGCGAAGGCCCGCAAGGGGAAGGGAGCAGTAGGGGCATACGGAGCTGAGAGGACCAAGCAGTCCCTGCAGGACTTCCCCGTGGTGGActccgaggaggaggaggagaag GATTTCCAGCAGGAGATGAGTCAGTGGCGGAGGGAACCAGGCCAGGGCAGGAAGAAGCCTAAATACTCGTACAGGACTGTGGACGAGCTGAAAGCCAAGGGCTACGCGATGGGCAAGAGCATGGCAGCGCCACCGACAGAGCTGGCACAGGTCAAG GTGATCGACATGACTGGGCGCGAGCACAAGGTCTATTCCAGCTACAGCCAGATGAGCAACAAGCACAGCATGCCCGAAGAGCCGCCCCTGGCCCCGGCCGGCAAGGAGCAGAAGAGCCCCAGCTTCGCACTGCCAGAGCTGGAGCACAACCTGCAGCTGCTGATAGACCTGACCGAGCAGGAGATCTTGCAG GGAGCGCGGAGGCTGCAGCACGAGCGTGACGTGGTAGTGTCCCTGTCCCACGAGAGCGAGATTCTGGCAGAGACGCTGTCCCAGGAGGAGGGGGCACTGGAGAGGCTGGGCCGGGTGCTGGAGCTGGTGGAGCAGTACGAGCGAAGGCTGAGCCCGGGGCTCGGCAGCACTGAGAAGCCCCTCTCTCTGGAGGACTGCACGCAGCTCTTCGAGAGGCTGCAGGGGGACTTCTACGAGGAGTACAAGGCGTTCGGACTGGCTGACCTGGCTGTGGCCATGGTGCACCCCCTGCTCAAGGAGCACTTCAGGGACTGGGAGCCACTCAAG GACGGgatctatgggattgaggtcatCGGCAAATGGAGGGCGCTGCTAGAGAGTGGGCAGATGGCTCACAGCCAGCCAGACATGAATGCAATGGACCCCTATCACAG GATGCTGTGGGAGGTTTGGCTTCCCTTCGTGCGCGCCTCTGTGACTCGCTGGCAGCCCCGGAACTGCGGGCCCATGGTGGACTTCCTGGAGAGCTGGGCGCCCATCCTGCCCATCTGGATCCTGGAAAATATCCTGGAGCAGCTCATCTTTCCCAAGCTGCAGAGAGAG gtggagAGCTGGAACCCCTTGACCGACACAGTGCCCATTCACTCCTGGATTCACCCCTGGTTGCCTCTGATGCAGGCACAACTGGAGCCGCTGTACCCACCGATCCGCAGCAAGCTAGCCAGCGCCCTGCAGAAATGGCACCCCAGCGACAGCTCTGCCAAGCTCATCCTGCAGCCCTGGAGAGACGTCTTCACGCCCGGGTCATGGGAGGCATTCATGGTGAAGAACATTGTCCCCAAGCTAG GGCTGTGCCTCAGTGAGTTTGTGGTAAACCCACACCAGCAGCACATGGACCCTTTCCAATGGGTGCTGGACTGGGAGGGCATGCTGTCTCCCTCCAGCCTGGTCGGCATGCTCGACAAACACTTCTTCCCAAAGTGGCTCCAG GTGCTGTGCTCCTGGCTCAGTAACAACCCCAACTACGAGGAGATCACCAAGTGGTACCTGGGCTGGAAGTCGATGCTATCGGACGCGGTGCTGGCTCACCCCTCCGTCAAGGAGAAGTTCAACGAGGCTCTGGACATCATGAACCGCTCCGTGTCCTCCGGCATCG GCGGGTACATGCAGCCGGGCGCTCGGGAGAACGTTGCGTACCTCACACACACGGAGCGGCGCAAGGACTTCCAGTACGAGGCGATGCAGGAGCGCAGGGAGGCGGAGAGCGTGGCTCAGCGTGGCATCGGGGCTGCGGTCGCAGCCGCCTCCACCATCCCCACCAACTTCAAGGACCTGATCCAGGCCAAGGCCGAGGAGCACAACATCGTCTTCATGCCCGTGATGGGCAAGCGGCACGAGGGCAAGCAGCTCTACACCTTCGGGAGGATCGTCATCTACATCGACCGCGGCGTGGTGTTCGTGCAGGGAGAGAAGACCTGGGTGCCCACCTCCCTGCAGAGCCTCATCGACATGGCCAAGTAG